Genomic window (Pongo abelii isolate AG06213 chromosome 4, NHGRI_mPonAbe1-v2.0_pri, whole genome shotgun sequence):
CTGCGGGGAGGCTGGTCCAAGGAGAAAGTGGACCAGCTCCCGTGACCTCACCCCACTCCCCCAACACGGGACGCTTCATATAGATGTGtacagtatatgtatttttttaagtgaccTCCTCTCCTTCCACAGACCCCACATGCCCAAAGGCCTCGGGACTTCCCACCACCTTGCTCCACAGATCCAGCTAGGCCTGACCTGTGCCTCATCCCGTGCCGCTCGGTCTCTGGCTGATCCCGAGGCTTTGTCTTCCTCTCGTCAGTTCTTTTGgttgtgttttttggtttttttttaataactcaaaaaaaaataaaagacttggaGGAAGGGTGCAAGCTCCCAGTGCATCTGGGGCACACATTTCTTGGAAGGGACTGTCTCGCCAACACTCGGGATTCCTTCTTGCCTGCGTGTTGAGGCTGTGGGTGACTGGTTAGTGGGACAGGTGGTGAGCAGTGAAGTGCCTGGGTGCCGAATTGgtggggaaggcttcctggatgAGGTGGCATCTGAACTAAAGGATGGTCATGGTTGATTTCCTGTTGCTAGAGTAAGTCATGCAAATACCCAAAGACAAGAAATGGAAGGGGCTGAGAATCCTCGAGCTAGGGGCAGGCTCCCTGGAGGTGCCTGGTGAACAGCTGTGGCAGGCACAGCAGGTCTAGGAAAATCGGAAGTGAGTTGCCCCTCACATCGAGCTCACCATGGTTCTGTGGTGGTGAGGGCAAGAAGTGGATGAACATGAAAGACAGGATGACGTCTTGGGTGTGgactgagggaggggaggggtagCAAAGGAGGTGGTCTGCTCCTCCAGCCTGGAAATGCAGAAGCCCACTTCCCTGGGCCCAGAGTCATGTGGAACACCAGGGGTCCTGGAGATGTCTCCAGAGCTTTTAGCCTCATGCTGGAAACAGCCAGAGGCAGTGCAGAAAAGGAATGCATGGCTGGAGGTGTTGGAGACCCAGGTTGGCAACCAGCTGCACCCTTGACTTGGGGCCCGGGGCCAGACCCTCCACCATCTGGCCTCTCTCCTCTCAAGCATGTTGCTCTAGAACAGAACTACAGAGTAGTGTCCTCATTGGGCCTTGCTGACCCACAGCAAGACTTTAAACTTAAAAATGGGGTGATTTCACTGCAATTCTTGATTTCTGGCTCCTCTTAAGATAACATCTGGCAACGGGGGCTGTGCTTCCTCCTGGCAGCAACCAGATAGAGCTGAGTAGCAACCACTTAGGTAAGGCATGGGCACCCAGTTCTCCACAGTCCCCTACTTCCTGTCCATCCTGACACGGAGGCCCTGTGTCGGTTGCCATCTGTCATCACATTCACACTGTTCTTAGTATAGAAATGAAATTGGGGACATAGGAAAATGAAAACTGTACCAAGAAGAGCTTGTGCTTAAACTAGACAAGAGCCTATTTCTTTTTGGAAGTAGAGTGTTCGTGTGTGTTAAACATGTAATCAAGTATGTCTGTGTCcagagactacaggcgcccccccagccctgcctggcccCGCAGGCATCTCTGTGGGTTCCTTGGGCTTCGTTCTCCCACCTAAGTGACTGGATTTAGCGTCTTTAGTTACCTCTTTAGGATAAATGAACTAGATCTCAACAGAAGAGCCAGAAGCCAGAGTGTTCTAATTACTACCTTTTATTCTAACGTGAACCATGGCTCTGAGAGCTGATAACAAGCTTGGCTGAGCAGAGGGAACTAGGGGTCGGCAGAAAGGATTATGGGTGGAAAATCTTGGCTCTTCCTTGGGGAGTGATGctggggaaagggaagagagtGGCTCAGCCTGCAGGTAAATAGGCTAGAAAAGCCAAGGCCAAAGGCCAGAGGGGAGAGGACAGTCAGCCTGTCCAGCCTGGGGTCTGGGTGTAGGGTTATCCCTTCTCCCTGTGCCTTCCCATCTCGTCCATGAGCCTAGATCTCGGAGCCTCATGTTGGAGGCTGCTGTGATGTCAGGAACGGGGATCCGTCTAGCTTTTGGCCACCTCCTGGGACCTCACGCCCCTGTTGACAGATGGAGATTGGGCAGCAGGGCCTTGCTGCATTGTTATCTGCTGTTCCGACTTGGTTTGTCGTGTCCGAGGGTGACAAAAGAGCCAGGCACCAGGGTCTCACGGGATGAGGTACAGggtgggagatgggggaggggctgggggctgaaGGGAGCAAGAAAGCTGTAGCTGTGTAGGGCCGGCAGGATGTTGAAGACCACCTCTGCTGCTCTCACATGGGGACTGGAGAGAGAAGCAGCAGGTTGAGGTTAGGGTCACCCATTTGTTGTCCCTGCCTCTTTCTAACATCCTGGACCTGCAGAGCAGTTAAGGACTGTCCACCCTCCCTTGCCCCCTGCTCAGGTCCAATAATGACCATCATGGATTTGTGTAACTCCCCAGAGCCCCCCAACCCTGTTCCTTCGTCTGTGAAATGGACATCCCAGGAATGTTGGAGAGTGGCCCAGCGTCACACTCCTTCACCTGCCCACAAAGGAGCTGGCCCTGCTGGGGATGAGCTGCTGGTGACCAAATGCCCCTCTGCAAGGCCCTTACCTGGGCCCAGATCCTGCTTGGTCACACCCAGCCCAGAAGATGGGTCCTCCAGTTCCAGTGACTCTGCAAAGGAGCAGCAAGTCCATTTGTCACTTGAAGTGCAGCCTACCTGACCCAAGATGCCTGAGGGCAGTGCTTCCCACCTAGCCACAGGCTTAGTGCCTGGGAAAGCAGGTACCCAGGGAAGGACAGGTGCAAGCAGCAACGAAGAGGTGTAATGGGGGCTTGAGTGAGAAGGGGGTGATGAAATGAGATGGGTGGGTCTGTAGGACTCCTGGATGCTAGAGGATGGCGCGTGGATGGATGAAATTCACAGATGATAGGACTGACGGATAAGTGAACAAATAGATGAGTGGATGTAAGAGGAGAGATGATAAATGGACAAATAGGAATGcacaggtgggtggatggataaagGGCTGGACGCATGACTACGTCGCTGCCCCCAGGAGCTGCCATCCCGGGTGTCCTGGTCCCATGTGCTTCAGAGGGGACCTCTTGCCCCTCAACCTTCCTAGTCCTTCCTGGTCCTCTAACACTGGCACAGTGCCACTGCTTACCACTGCAGTTATGGTGCCCGCGGCTTCTGGTGTTGGGGACCTCCGTGCCGTTGGGGAAGACGCACCAGCAGTAGCCGATGCTCCCATAGCACTGGAGTGGCAGATAGTTGCCGTTCTCGTCGCACTTGGGCCTGAATGAACCCGGGTGGACAGCAGGGATGTGGCTGACCTCTTCCTGGCACTTGGTCAGTACTGAAGCGACAGGCATGATGAGGACACAGTGAGTGAGTGAGCTCTGAACCAGGGTCTGAGCAGAGCTAGAGACCCACACACCACTGCTGTGGGCCTAATGCCTTCTTCCCAAGTGGCTTTACTCACTCCAGCCATCACAcggatgggaaaactgaggcctagaccAACAAGGTCTGAGAtcaaaaaggaaatgaatggccATGTGTCCAATTCACCTCAGAAGCTGATGGTTTCTTCTGACACTCAAAGCCCATTAcagttttgggccaggcacagtggctcatgcctgtaatctcagcactttgggaggccgaggtgggtggatcacttgaggtcaggagttcgagaccagcctggccaacatggtaaaaccccatctctactaaaaatacaaaaattagctgggcatggtggcacatgcctgtaatcccagctactcaggaggccgaggcaggagaattgcttgaacccgggaggctgaggttgcagtgagctgagattgcaccactgcactccagcctgggcgacagagccagactccatctcaaaaacaaacaaacaaacaaaaaaacaccattaCAGTTTGGAATTGCACTTGTGATTCTGATTCTAGAGAAAAGCGATGGGCACCTTGGTAAGTCTAAGCTTCCTGTTACTGGGAGTTCTCAAGTAGAAATGGGGGTTACCGTTTG
Coding sequences:
- the CD74 gene encoding CD74 molecule isoform X1, which encodes MHRRRSRSCREDQKPVMDDQRDLISNNEQLPMLGRRPGAPESKCGRGALYTGFSILVTLLLAGQATTAYFLYQQQGRLDKLTVTSQNLQLENLRMKLPKPPKPVSKMRMATPLLMQALPMGALPRGPMQNATKYGNMTEDHVMHLLQNADPLKVYPPLKGSFPENLRHLKNTMETIDWKVFESWMHHWLLFEMSRHSLEQKPTEAPPKVLTKCQEEVSHIPAVHPGSFRPKCDENGNYLPLQCYGSIGYCWCVFPNGTEVPNTRSRGHHNCSGKQWHCASVRGPGRTRKVEGQEVPSEAHGTRTPGMAAPGGSDVVMRPALYPSTHLCIPICPFIISPLTSTHLFVHLSVSPIICEFHPSTRHPLASRSPTDPPISFHHPLLTQAPITPLRCCLHLSFPGYLLSQALSLWLGGKHCPQASWVR